The bacterium genomic interval GAGCGTGGCTCGGGCGCGGGCCTTCCAGCCCCGGTCGACCGACGTCTTCATCGCGACCTACTCGAAGTCCGGAACGACGCTCCTCCAGCAGATCGTGCACGGCCTGCGCACGAAGGGCGACATGGACTTCCGGGACATCTCGGAGGTCGTACCCTGGATCGAGGTCGCCCACGACCTCGGGCAGGACCTCGAGGCCGAGCAGAAAACTTCTCCCCGCGCGTTCAAGACCCACTTCGACGGCGACTCCCTCGCGATCGGCGGGCGCGTCGTCTACGTCGTACGGGAGCCGATCGCGGCGCTCGTCTCCTTCTACCACTTCAACTCGGGCTGGTTCATGGAGCCGGGGGCGATGAGCCTCGAACGCTTCGCCCTGGAATACATCCTCGGGCGCCGCGGGCGCCACGACTACTGGCACCACGTCGCGTCGTGGTGGCCACGGCTCGCGAGTGAGGACGTGCTGCCTCTCTGCTACGAAGACGTCGTCGCCGATCTACCCGGGACCGTCGCGCGGGTCGCGCGCTTCATCGGCGTCCCGGACGAGCCCGAGCGTCTCGAGATCGCGACCCGCCAGGCGAGCAAGTCGTTCATGCAGCAGTACCCGACGCTCTGGGAGGACGAGCGGCTGCGGGAGTACTGCAATCCGGCGATGGGACTGTCGCTCGAGTTCAAGGGCACGAAGGTCCGGGCGGACGACGCGGGGGAGCGCGCCGGCGAGCAGCTCGATCTCGTGACGGGCGCCGTGCGCGAAGCCTGGGACGCGCGTTGGACCGAGGTCGTCGCGGGCCCGACCGGCTGCGCGGACTACGCCGCACTGCGCGCGCGAATCGGCGAGATGGGTCCCCCCTAGGAAGCCGGCTCGGACGCCCTATGCTCCCGCTGCCCCCGCCCTGGAAGCCCGGAGCTCCGCCCCGTTGTCCCACGCCGCATCCCCCGAGTCCGACCCGTCGCCTTCGGCAGCGAATCGAAACGGTCTCGGAGAAGCCGTCGAGACGTTTCGGCTGCCTCACTACGGCGCGCTCTGGGGCTCGAACCTCATCCAGTTCGTCTGCTTCCACGTCTTGTTCATGGCGATGCAGTGGCTCGTCACGAGCCTGACGGATCTACGAGCGGGGGTGACCTTCCTCTCGATGATCCAGGGCGCCTCGATCGCGATCGCTTCGCCTTTCGCCGGCGTCGTCGTCGATCGCTACGCGAAGCGGAATCTGATCGTGCTCGGTCGCCTCGGTCTCGTGGGTGTCGCGACGACGACCGCGCTGCTCGTCTACGCCGGGGCTCTCGAGTACTGGGGGCTCGTCGCGATCGGTGTCGTCGGAGGGGCGCTGGCGTCCGTACTCGGGCCGGCGACCCAGACCTTCGTCGTCGATGTCGTCGGTCGGAACCGGACCCAGCACGCGGTGACCCTCAACTCGATCGGCTCCTCGTTCGGGACGGTCGGGGGCGCGGCGCTCGCCGGGGTGTTGATCGGGGCCGTCGGGGTCGTCGGGACCTATCTGATCGCGGCGGTCGGCGTCATCGTCTCGGCCTTCGCGGTGCTTCGGATTCCGACGCTCGGGCGTGCGGAGCGCAGCGAGCGGACCTCGCTGGGCCGCGATCTGCGCGAGGGGTTCGCCTACGTCCGCGAGCGGCCCGCGCTGATGTTGGCGCTCCTCGCCTGCGCGATGGCGATCTTCAACGGGGCGATCGGGCCGATGCGGGTGATCTTCGCGAAGTACGTCTTCGAGGCGGGGCCCAGCGGATTCGGCGCGATGTCCGCGGCGCACGGGATCGGCACGATGGGGGCCGCGCT includes:
- a CDS encoding sulfotransferase domain-containing protein — its product is MTSPPADLAPSGRALTPAGLHAIRRNFSTEESVARARAFQPRSTDVFIATYSKSGTTLLQQIVHGLRTKGDMDFRDISEVVPWIEVAHDLGQDLEAEQKTSPRAFKTHFDGDSLAIGGRVVYVVREPIAALVSFYHFNSGWFMEPGAMSLERFALEYILGRRGRHDYWHHVASWWPRLASEDVLPLCYEDVVADLPGTVARVARFIGVPDEPERLEIATRQASKSFMQQYPTLWEDERLREYCNPAMGLSLEFKGTKVRADDAGERAGEQLDLVTGAVREAWDARWTEVVAGPTGCADYAALRARIGEMGPP
- a CDS encoding MFS transporter — protein: MSHAASPESDPSPSAANRNGLGEAVETFRLPHYGALWGSNLIQFVCFHVLFMAMQWLVTSLTDLRAGVTFLSMIQGASIAIASPFAGVVVDRYAKRNLIVLGRLGLVGVATTTALLVYAGALEYWGLVAIGVVGGALASVLGPATQTFVVDVVGRNRTQHAVTLNSIGSSFGTVGGAALAGVLIGAVGVVGTYLIAAVGVIVSAFAVLRIPTLGRAERSERTSLGRDLREGFAYVRERPALMLALLACAMAIFNGAIGPMRVIFAKYVFEAGPSGFGAMSAAHGIGTMGAALFLTLRPPTKNFGLLITGTMFLYAVGILLFSFAFSFEYILAVELFLGVVGQAWNICAMVGFQLVVPPEMRGRVLSMVLTLAQLGFVGAGLVGLLADAVGDQLAVGIFGAIPTTLLALQLLFGWRVLKQMQVGR